In the Pan paniscus chromosome 19, NHGRI_mPanPan1-v2.0_pri, whole genome shotgun sequence genome, CGCGCGCTCCGGGCTCGCGCCGCACCCCCCGCCCGGGAGAGGCGGGCTggagtggggggcggggggaggggcgcGCGGACGGCGCGCGGACTGCGCGCGGGCGGGgtgaggtgaggaggaggaggcggcgacGGGAcaagaagggaggggaaggggccaTGGCCGCCCGGTGAGGCGGCGAGGCGGGGGGGCGGCCCGACCCCCCGGCCCCGGGCCCTGGGCCCCGGGGAGAGGCGAGGACGGACCGACGGACATGGGGCTCCGGAGCAGCCGCCGCCGTCGCCGCCGCCGGAGGACGCGGCCCTGAGAGGCCGCCGGGCCCCGGCGCGGCCCCCCGGGCGGGGTGAGTACGGGACGGAGACGGGGACGGGGACGGGGGAGGGGCctgtggggggcggggggcggggcccAAGGCGGGGCTTGGGCCCCCTCCCCCCAGGTCTGGGTCAgcgccccttcccctccccccggGCCGACGCGGAAACGCCCGGCTTCCCCCAGCTTCCCGGCCGGGCCGGGGCCCCTGGCTCTCCCCCGTCTGGGTCCCCCTTGGGCGGGGCAGGGCCGGCCGGGGAGGGGGCGCGGGGCCTTTGTTAGggagccaggccccagcccccgGGACAATAGAGACACCCTCCCGGACTCCTCTCCCCGGCCGGCCGGGGCTGCTGGCGGGCGGGGAAGGAGAGGGGCTGGGACGCGTCCCACTCTCTGGGGGTCGGTCTGTCCCGGCCCGGCGCCGGCCCCGGCGGCTCGGCTCTCCTCCCCCCAGTCGGTATGATGCAGCAGCAGTGCCGCAGGGACGGGGGAAGAGCCGAGGCCCGGCCTCCTACCCTTCACAGTGCCCCCGGCTCATTCGTCAGTCCCCACCCCACTCTAGGCCGGCAGCTCCTGAAACTCGTACCCACCGTTCCGAGGGGCCCTGGGTTGTGGGTTCTGTGTCTGAATCCTTGGGTGGGGGTTCCTGGACTTTGGGGCTCTTGGAGAGACTTCCGGGCTGGTCCTGAGGGAGGGCGGGTGGTTATTTAAAGGAAGAACAGGTAAGGGGAGTGCCCGCTCCTGGCGTGCCACCCTACCGGGctcttcccccccaccccccgccgtTCCTGCTCATGGTGGCTAGAAATGTCCCTTAGCTCTAGGCTCCTGTAGGCTCTGCTCCCCTCGTGGAGTGGCAGGCTGATTTCAAGGGAAGACAGAGTGGGGTGAAGGTTGTAGGGTCCTAGGGCCATTTCTACTTCTGGTAGCAGTACCCCCCCAAGTGGACATCCTGGCTGAAAGCAGAGGTGACTCTGAGGAGAGTCTTTAGGGAAGGCGGGGGGTGTATTTAGGAGTCTGTGCAGTTCTTTGCCACACCCTGTGGGTTTGCTTTGAGGCCTTGGagttccttctcctccccctgcTGCATTGCACCATGGGTATCAAAGAGGGGTTTGAGTTTTGGGGACCTAGGGTGAGCTGCTGCCTCCTATAGACCCAGACTCTGATTGGCAGTGGAGTCCAGGGCCTGAGCTCAGGCCTGGGAAAGACTAGGCCCCCTTTAGGTTTCAGGCCTTGAAGGACCATCCAGACTTAGGGAGCCTGGGCCTTGGGGAGGGAGAGACCCTGATGCCAGGACTGAGCTTTGGGCAGCGAGGTGGGGAGGGAAGGTGGCCGCATTCAGAGGTGCCTTGGACTCACAACAACACCCCCACCCCCGTGTGTGCAGCCGTGTTGCCGCCCGCTGTGCTATGAGCAGTCAGAGCGCCGTCTCCACAAGAgtttacaaatgaaaatggagGAAATGTCTTTGTCTGGCCTGGATAACAGCAAACTAGAGGTGAGGGCTCCCCCACGTGTGCCTCCAGTTCTTTCTCTTGATGTCTCTACGTCGCTGTATCTGGCATCCACACCAAAGAGGAATTTGGGTAGTCAGCCTTGTTCCTTAAAGGGAATAGCCAGCTGAAAAGGCCAAGGatccaggaagaagaaagaacacGAAGTCAAGATGGGGAAAATGGCAAAGAAAGCATGATTTTTGGCTGGGGCCAGTTGGCAGCAGATTTGGTTGGTGAGAGTCCAGGGGGCTGTGACTCTTGTGACCGTAGATGTTCTCCCCTGGGGCCCAGGCCATCGCTCAGGAGATATACGCGGACCTGGTCGAGGATTCTTGTTTGGGATTCTGCTTTGAGGTACACCGGGCTGTCAAGTGTGGCTACTTCTTCTTGGACGACACGGACCCTGATAGCATGAAGGATTTTGGTGAGCTTCAGGGTGAACGAGCAGCAGTCCAGCCCTTCCCTGGGACTGCCTGGAGTTTCCTTCTCTGGAAACTGTGCTAGATGTAGCACCTGGAGCTCCTGTGAGCCGGGGGAGGGATTGAAGAGGCCGTGGGACCCCAGGTGGGAACAAGAGGAGAGGGTCCTGCCCACCCTGATCGCCAGCCTCTCCTGTCCCCAGAGATCGTGGACCAGCCGGGCTTGGACATCTTTGGACAGGTTTTCAACCAGTGGAAGAGCAAGGAGTGTGTTTGCCCCAATTGCAGTCGCAGCATTGCCGCCTCCCGCTTTGCTCCCCATCTGGAGAAGTGCCTGGGAATGGGTCGGAACAGCAGCCGAATCGCCAACCGCCGGTGAGGGAACCAGAGCTGCCCGTTCTCTGCAGCCTGTGCCATGGTGTAGTCCCCCGGGGGCATTGGGAAGGTACAGAGGGTGGGTTTTACTTGGCCCCAGATGCTCCACCTGCTTCTGAAGTTGGGGGCAGAGCGGGGTGACCACCTTGACCCCTTTCTCTTCCGTCCCCTTGGcccctttctcttccctcctcttggCAGGATTGCCAATAGCAACAATATGAATAAGTCTGAGAGTGACCAAGAAGATAATGATGACATCAATGACAACGACTGGTCCTATGGCTCGGAGAAGAAAGGTGCTTGGGGATCTGGGGAAACCCGGGGGGCATTGGGATGAGGTGGGAAGCAGGAATTGGGTATACAGTGGTCACAAATTGTTGCCTTGAATGATGAAGAGAGAGTGTAGTTATGcgatttccttttcctttttttttttttttttgagatggattctcgctctgtggcccaggctggggtgcagtggtgagatctcggctcactgcaacctccgtctcccgggttcaagccattctcctgtgtcagcctcctgagtagctgggattacagtcgcgtgctaccatgcccagctaatttttgtatttttagtagagatggggtttcaccatattggccaggatggtctcgatcttctgacctcgtgatctgcccgcctgggcctcccaaagtgctgggattacaggcatgagccaccgtgcccagcctgttgtaTGGTTTTCTTGAGATGCTTTTAGATTGAGAACTTAACGGAAACCCTGCTCTTTATGCTTTTGTTTCCCACAGCCAAGAAGAGAAAGTCAGACAAGGTGAGAGCCGGGGCAGGCATTGGGGAAATAATGGGTAAAGGACAGATACCCTCCCCTTTGGGCAGGGAGTCCTCGAGTGTCATGACTCAAGGCTGAGGTCATTGGGGGCTTGAGGGTGTCTTTGGTGGGTCCGGGGCGGGGGAgtgtgggtggggaaggggggtgggggagggcacaTGGGTAGACAGGCCTCCTACTGGGGAGGAAGAGTAGGAATTTGAGGATGCTGCTTTGTCaaatcttttttccttccctgggTTCTCGGCTCCCCCTTTTCGTTACCCTTTCCCCAAAGCTATGGTATCTCCCATTCCAGAACCCCAATTCCCCTCGAAGATCCAAgtctttaaaacacaaaaatggtAAGTGGAGCCGGAGCAATGGGAATGCTTCTAGCTGTGTCTTCTGGGACTCATTGccggggggtggaggtggggcccGGGGATAGGGGAATTGAGGGAGGGCCTGTGATCCTTCTGTCACCCCCACTTCCTCTCTGGTTATTTTCAGGGTTCTCTGTCTGTACCTCTGCATCAAACACCCttccccttcttttttcttcttcaggggAACTTAGCAATTCGGATCCTTTTAAGGTGAGTATGGGCCGCCCCTCATGCTCGCTCTCATTGTCCTGGTTGTGAGGTGGTGGGGATTTGGACAAGTAGGGATCAGAATGCTGACAGCCAGAGGCACTGATGAGCTATTTGGATCTTACATATTTATGTTCTTTCTGAGTCCCACCCCTTATCCATTGGCAGATGGGGTGAGACAAATCACTTGGAAAACGGCAGGGTCGTTCTAAAGCCTCACTTAGAAAGGGACCAGAGGGACTGATTCTCACTTCCACCCCtgtccttctcttttctctgcccCATCTCTAACCTGTACCTCTGGTTCTCCTGCAGTATAACAATTCAACTGGGATCAGCTATGAGACCCTGGGGCCGGAGGAGCTTCGCAGCCTGCTAACCACGGTGAGGGAGGACCAGCAAGAGAGAAGGTCCCTGGGAGTGGGCTGGAGCCATAGGCAGTGGTCAAGGCCTGGGAGGAAGCTGGTGACTTAGCAGTCAGGGCCGTATCGTTCTCTCTGTCTGGAATTAGGTTTCCCGGCCCATAGTGTCCTGGGACCGTCTGCTCTGGACACCTTTGGCCATCTCTGCTTGTGCTATCTAGcatttatacagaaagaaacATCTAACATCTAGAGTAGgttccttccattcctcctttcAGCTTATATTCCTCTTCCAGCAATGTGGGGTGATTTCTGAACACACCAAGAAGATGTGCACAAGGTGAGCACAGAACCTAGAAAGGGGGCCAGGTGCTTCCTGCACACTCACCATGGGCATGGGTTGGGAGTACCCCTGGACTTGAGCAATGGGGCTcctgcccttccccttccctcctctaatgatcaggcctttggccacaatCTGGGGACGAATCTGCATTCACCCCTTCCCTGTCTGTGCCCGTGGCTCCTGCCTTGCCGAGGGGAGGGGCTTTACCTGAGTTCCTCAGACCCCTCCCTGCCTTGCCTCACCACCAGGTCCCTGCGCTGCCCACAGCACACAGATGAGCAGAGGCGAACCGTACGGATTTATTTTCTCGGGCCCTCGGCGTAAGTGGCCCTACAGGAAGGGTGGGGGGTTGTGACCAGTTAGGGTGATGATCACTATCTCTAAAGCCCTTCTTTGGCTCATCCCCTTTCCAGTGTCCTTCCAGAGGTCGAGAGCTCCCTGGATAATGACAGCTTTGACATGACTGACAGCCAGGCCCTGATCAGCCGGCTTCAGTGGGACGGCTCCTCTGACCTCTCACCCTCTGATTCAGGCTCCTCCAAGACGAGTGAAAATCAGGGATGGGGTCTAGGTACGTGATGCAGTTGGGCCCTAGGGGCTCTGTGCCCAAAGCCATGGGGGTGCCACCTCTCCTGCCATAACCATACTCTCATCCCTTGTGTCTCTTTCTCTACAGGTACCAACAGCTCTGAGTCACGgaaaaccaagaaaaagaaatcccatcTGAGCCTGGTAGGGACTGCCTCCGGCCTAGGTTCCAACAAGAAGAAGAAGCCAAAGCCACCGGCACCCCCGACGCCCAGCATCTATGACGACATCAACTGACTTGGGTGCAAGGGATAGCCTTTGGCTGAGCAGAGCCCTCTCTCCTGACCCCCACCCAGGTGGCATAGCCTGGCAAATGGACGGCTGCTGGGGGTTGGGGCTTGGGAAGCTTGGTGGGCCAGGCAGGCAGAGGATCCGATTATGCGCCCCTGGGGGGTGTCAAAGTCCTCTGCAATGGAGCACGACTCCTCGGCGTGCAGGACTCAGACCTGGACATATTATGCCTTGGACATAAGTTTGGTGGGGAGGCGGTTTTCCTATTTATTCTGTGAGTTACTGGATGTCCAGCTAGGCCAGGGGCCTGACCTGGGCACTCTGCCAGGGCActgcctgccccccaccccaggaaCTGGACTAAGCCCTGCTGAGGGGCAATGTGGCGACCCGGGAGGCTGTGGGTTGGAAGCTGAGCCTGGAGGGGGCCTGCCTCGGCCGCCCTCAGCAATGTGAATGGGTCTGGTGCTTGGAGCTGAGGGGCAAGGCTGGGCATGTCCTGTCTGTGTGCAGAATCTTATCAAATGCCCCCAGTCCCAGGGTTAGGCAGGCACAGAGTGCTGTCTGCTGAGGTGGGCGTCCAGAACTGCCGCCACCTTCCCTGCCCCTCACAGGGGCAGCCCTTTCCCCTCAGTCCCCATGGGCCTCCTTGGCAGCAGGAGCTGTCCTTTTGTTGGGTGCCAGGAAAGGGCCTCCAGCCTCTACAGCTTCAAGGAATGGGAAAGGGAGGGTAGGAAGAGGGAGAAGTGTCAGAATTCCTCcccctgcctctcctccctgACCCAGGGCTGGTGAGGAGTGGGGCCCCAAGGTGAGAGGGAACGGTGCTgctttatttgaaatgttttcttacCTCATTCCCTGCCCCAGGAAGGGacccagcctcaccctcctggggTGGCCCCGTGTTCCTcctgcccaccctgccccactGCCCTACCGGGGCAGCCCAGGTTCCCAACTGCTGCTTCCACCCCCTTCACCTTGACTGGCTTCAGTTCCTCTCAGCGCTCCTGCCTCCAAAGCCTGCCCTGTTTCCCTTCCTTAGCGCTTTTAAGTTATTTATTCTGTACTTGTGGTTTGGGGCTCTGAGGAAAATCCTAATCTTGTGCCTCTCCCCCTTTGCTAGGAGTTGGGTGGGAAGAGAGGGTGGCCTCTGTGCCCCAGGTTGTCAGTGGAGGGGAAGGGGTGTCATTGCCCCTCTGTGGGACTGTCATGCCAGTGTGCCCACCTGCCTGGTCTACATCCTAAAGAGATGTACCGTCCCCCCTCCATGCGGGCACCACCACTCCCAGGAGCCAAGCTGGAGGACCGCGACCTGGGCTGGGAGCAGAGCTGACTGACACGGGTGGAGGTGACCCTGAGCCAAGTTCTCTGGCACTTGCTGGACATGTCCCCTACCCTCTTCCCAAGAGGAGCCATCCCACATTTGGGTAGTTAGTACCCAGGACTGGTTGGACTGATCGGGTTAGGGACCCTAGAGGGTTAAGGGAACAACAGAGATGGGGCTGCAATGCCCTGTCTGGAACTCCGCTCTCCCGCTGGGGTGGTTCtgattgtggctcatgcctggttGCAAATTGGTTTTTAACCCACaaattgtgattattttttaaaaagccaaacagATTTTGGCAGGAGTTAGAATAAATCCCGGGGCCTGGGCTTCTCTATTCTTGGCCCTCCGTAGTCTCCCTCCGAGAGGAGGCCAGAGGGAGAGGAGGATCTCAGCAGGCCTCTAGCCGCTTCCAGATGCAGTCTGGGGAGTGGGCTGAAGGTGAAGGGAGGAAGGCTGTGGGCCACTCTCCCTTCTGAGAGGCAGCTGCAGCTCAGGCCCTAATACACTCTTTGCCCTGTGGCCTCTCCCTTTTTCCCCCTTCTGGTTGGAGGAGGGAGAAGTGGGAAGTAGCTTGGGAACTGGTTTGTCCACATAAACTTCCCCATTGTTCCTTGGCCCGCCCTCAGGGCAGAGCCCCCTGCCCAGGCTGGGTAAGAGATGGGCTTGGTCCAGCAGGGACCCTGAGGGAACAAACCCTTTTCCTTCTGGGGAGAGAGTGCCCCCCCTACCATGTAGTTGAACAGGGGCTAGGagctccccactcccctccctctAACAGCAGGCTGTGTGGGTTTCAATTCCCATCCTTCCCACCCCGGCTAGGTGTCGTCCGCCCTGTATCctgtgtctgagtgtgtgtgggggggttcTGTACTAATTTCCATGGCCGGTGGCTTTTCCTTCCATGCATCACTCCCCCCCGCATGCCCAGGGGCCACCCGCCTGGCATTACCGCATGCTGGGGTCattgggggaggggggtggggctCACGCTGTCCTGTGGtcttgagatttttatttttgcatatgtaatCCATTCTGTACAGGTAGCTAACTTTGTAAACGCTGTGTATTCCCTCTGCCCCCATGGCTGCTGGTGTAAATAAACTGCATCTCCCGTTGGTAGCCCCGGCCTATCTACTCTCATTACCATTTTGCTGGGGGCAGCGCATAGCCATTCTCTGTCACAGAAAGAGGCTGCAGGACCACAAAATGGAACTTTATTCAGTCACAGACACTGACCCTCCAATAGCCCCAGAAGCAAGAGCCTAGGGCCCAGCGATCCATACCCAGTCCTTGGAGTTGGGCAGGGTAGGACGCTGGCCAAGGGCCAGTGCTGTCTCTTGCTTACAGCCTGAGGACTACGGGAGCAGCAGCTGTGGCCTGGCTGCTCCCAATGCTGGGGGCTTGGCTTGGTGCCCCATCCCCTTCCTGACTGAGCTCTATGAAggactcttaaaaaaataaaataaaatgcaagcaaAGTGCTTTGAAAGAAGGGAGGACACCCTATTCCTGCTAAGGGGTAGAGGAAGAAGGTGAAGGCGGCTAGGTGCCCATAAGAGAAGGCTGGCACAATCTTCATTCCCGCCAGTGTGATTTCAGTCTCAAAAGATGAGTATTTGGCTGAGAAATGGAAGGATACTCCAGGCTCCCTACGGAGTTGTGCTGGGGCCATGCTGAGCTGCCCTTGCAGGCAGCCCTGGGTGCTGGGGGCAGACATGCAGGACACTGGGAAGAGTCAGAACCACAGGTGGGAGGGAATCTCAGAGCCCAGGCTCCCCACTGAGCTTGGCCAGCAGCTTTGAACTCCTTCAGAGGACCCTAAAAGTGAAGGAAGATGACATCCTCATTTCTACCTGAGTTGTGCTTGCACGGGAGGGACATCTGTACTCCTGTGGATGAGAAGGGGAGGCCGCGTACTTGCCTTCTGTGTCCTATGGAGGAGATTTCCATCACATCCTTTCCACCCCTCCCTCCCAGGCCCTTGGGCCCAGCTCTGGCCAGGAAAAGGGGGGAGGCCATAAAGGAGAAAGACCAtgcctttcattttcttcctatgtCCTTATCGTCCATACATCCCAAATACTAGGAAGCTGAAGAAGACGGTGACTCCCACCAGGGAGACAGTGGCAGGTGCTGTGAAGAATTGGCGGTAATTGATTCGGAAGTACCAGACCACACCCAACAGCACCACAAAGACAGGCACCATGAGGCTGCCCACATTGACACCAAGGCTGGGTGGCTCAGTGGCCGAGGGGGCCAAGGAGGCTGAGGGGCCTGGAACAGCTGACCCTGGGGGTGAGCGGTGGCAGTGAATCACACAGTTGTCGGTAATGTTCAGAGAACGCAGTGTGCGGGCTGGGTCTTGTAGCAGGCGGCCCTGGTAGATCAGTTTCATCTGGCTTTCTTGTCCAGGGAAGTATTTGCTGTAAGGAtgaaagacatggaagaaaagaTAGAGGGTGAGGAATGAGAAGGCAAACAGGCCTGGACCAACAAAGCAGGGGAGTGGGGAAAAACTGgagggtggattttttttttccctcatctttatcctttttttttttttgagacggagtctcactctgttgccaggctggagtgcagtggcgcgatctcggctcactgcaacctctgcctcccgggttcaagcaattctcctgcctcaccctcccgagtagctgggactacaggagtgcgccaccatgcccagctaatttttgtattttttttttagtagagacaaggtttcaccatgctggccaggatggtctcgatatcttgaccttgtgatctgcccaccttggcctcccaaagtgctgggattacaggcgtgagccaccgcgacagGCCCCCCTCATCTTTATCCTTAACTAATGAGGggtatatttgtttctttgtttttttagatggagtctcactctgtcgcccaggctggagtgcagtggcgcaatctcagctcactgcaacctccacctcctgggttcaagcgattctcctgcctcagcctcctgagtagctgggattgcaggcgtgcgccaccacgcccggctgatttttgtatgtttagtagagatggggtttcaccatgttggtcaggctggtctcgaactcctaagctcgtgatgcacccgcctcggcctcccaaagtcccgggagccactgcacccggcctgaaggGTGTATTTCTAAGAAAGTATCTACCTGCCCTTGGTAGGGGCTGGATCTTACACTTTGCTGCAGCTCCCATGTCTGCACCAGCCTCCTTAGAGGCAACCAAGGGCTGGGGGATGAGCACAAGCAGCTTCCCACTTCCCAGGCCACTCACCTCTTCAGGGCACCCACGGTATCCTCTGGCCTAGCCACAGCCAGCTCCTCGGTATCATTGAGGAATTTGAGCCGCACAGTGATgaggccagggctgggagggaggcaggtgCTATCCTCAGATCTCAGGGGGGCCTCTGGACTGCTGCTGCCTGCACCTGCTTGTCTTTTGGGCAGGCCTTGAATGTCAAGGAGATGCTCAAGGCTGGGCTCAACACCACCCCCAGCTCCAGCCTCCCCTGTGGAGTCTCCCCGACCTTCACCAGCCTCTTCAGCCTTCTCATCATTACCCTCTGATGGATGGGGGAGTTCAGTTGGCTCGGGGTTGCCTTGGCCTGCCACCAGGTGGTCCACATGCCCCAGGTGGAGGACGGATGTGTCGCCTGCTGACACAATAGCGCCCAGGAGCTGGTTGCTACCGCTGTCTGCTACGTAGGTAGAGAGCCAAGCTAGGACCAAGGCTAGAAtcagcaccaccacacctgccaccaccatcacctcatTACCCACACCCTCAATGAGGGTGACATCAGAGAGCTCCATGGCCTGGCTGCTGGCAGGGTCCACGCTGCAGGAACAAAGGGGGACAGCATCAGCAGAGCCTGAGGGGTTGCAACCAGGTCTCTAGTTTGTTTAGGTTCTAACTGACCcagccctgaaaaaaaaaaaaaggagttcagTGTTGTGTAGAAGGGGGCACAAACCTTCCTAATTCCGGCACCCCAACCTAAAGCTAAAGACCTACCCTACCCTTTGCCTCTATTGTGAAACTCTTGCTTTCACGTTCTGTGACCTTCCTCTCTCAAACTCCAACTTCCCAATGAGTGTGGATCAGCAGGAAAAGCCCAcagccttgctgctgctgctgctgctactgttgTTGCTCTTTTGGTGAATGAGGAAAAATCTTTGCTGAGGCCTGAGTTTCTCTAGGATTTCTATCGCTTGGTCAAGCAAATATGCCTCCTAAGCAGCCTCCAAAGTGGCTTCAGAGAGACCCAAAAGCCTGGAATATTTTACTGTGGGGCCCCCTTGGAAGCACTGTTTAGCCATCCCTGCCAGATTGTCTCATTTGAGCCTATTTCATTCCTGGTCACAGATCCAGGCTGCCAGATGTCAAGAGCCAAAGAAAACTGACCTACCATCAAAAGCAGAGTCAGACAAATCTAAAACGATAACTCTGTAGGGACCGCGGGCAGATACTATGCAGCAGACATTATGTGCCGCCTCTGAAACTTCTGGCAAGCCCTGGGGAGCAACGTGGGACAGACACCAGAAGCACCACCTTCCTGGGTCACCATGGGCCCACTCCTGCAATGACCACTCCCCAAGTGGAGTGATTTGAAAAAGATTCCATAACAGCTCTCACAATCCATATCTCAGTCTCTCTTCTTTCACTGTGAAGGTTCTGCTGCTGCAGTTTCTTAGAAAGGCAGGAAGGGTCCCTGCTTGCTCCTTGGAGTACCTACTATTTCCCTTGGAGAATCTGCTGCTTTCACAGCTGTCCCTGGGCAAATCCAGTCTGGTGATTACCATTATCAGACTATTCTCACAGCACCTATAAAACTTCATTATACTTATGTACCTGTCCATCTTTCTATTACACTCCTGGTAGACAAGGATCGTATGTATTTCTCTTGGTACTGAAGTGTCCAATATAATGCCCCAGTAGTTGCTCAAAGAATTATCTGTGGAACACATCAACATCCTTATTTAATATACCGGCCCTGGAGTTAGAAAAACAACTAATTATAACCCGTCTTGCGTCTTACTAGCTATAACACCTCAGACAACTTTCTcagagcctcagctttctcatcagtaaaatggggttAAAAACAGTACCTACCTCATGAGGTTGTTTTGAAGATGACGTGAAATCATCGAAGCAAAAtacttggcacagtgcctggcacactgcAAATTGCAATTGCTTAATAACGGTAGTAATTATTTATCACACCCACAACTAACCCCTGATGGTAAGAAGGTTAATGTCATTAACCAtgatttacagaaaaagaaactgcgGCGAAGAAAGACGAAAACGATTGGCACAGACACAGTGAACTCTCGTGGGGAGGGGCCCGGCAGGACCCCAGGTGTCCGGCCTCAGGGGTCTTTGCTCTGTCCCTCAGCCTGTGATCTACCCTGTCCGTACCGTGACCGCACGGTGAGGAGGGGTCCCGCACCCTTTTTCTGAGGCGAAGTTTCCGCTTTTGGATGGTCCTATTCCCTCGGCGTTGGACTGGGGTCCATGGGCCCACCCGAACCGAAGGGctgcctggccccagcctccgTGATAAGACCAGTTGTCCCGGCCAGTGAGGAGTAGGGTCGGCTAAGGGGGTCACAAACCGTCCACACCCCTCAAACTTCGGGGCGGGGCTGGGGAACTGGGGGCGGGGCTTCAGGACGCGAGGAGTCATGGGAAATTAAAGGGGGATTGGACCGGCACTGTGCCTGGATGGGGAAGTCCTCACCTGAAAAGACCAGACTAAATGTTTTGACCTCGCCAGGACGGCCCCTGGACTCGTCTTTCCGTAGGGGTCGGGAAAAGGGCTGGCAATCTGCGATTCTGTTCAGGGTCCGGTCTCTTCCGGCTTCTCCCGGAAGCTGTTATACCAGGGACAGGAAGTCCCGCCTCCGCGCCTTGCACTGATGACGGAAAGCTGCGTAAGACGGGCTGACGTAAAAGGTATTCTTTAAATAAAAGGGACAGGTTTCTCAGCGGAAGGAGGGGTGGAGTCATTGTTGGCGGGATTGCGGCCCTCCCAGAGCGGGGCCACGCCTGGTGGGCGGGGCCTTAGGCAATCCAGGGTGAGAGGCGGGGCCAGGGGGGAGGAGTTAGCGCGGAGGTACTTGGGAAAGGGGCGTGGCTTCGCGACTGCGGAAGGTTGCCCGGGCTGGCGCCGCTGGGCAGAGCCGGTGCGACGTTTCcctttccaactttgttcttccgGCCTTGCTGTCTGCCTCCCCGGCTGATTGGATTCGTTACTGCTTTGCAACGCGCACCTAACTCCAGGTTAGCGGGGATTAGTAAGAACTCAGCTCTGGGCCAGTCGGGAAGACAGATAAGGAGACGAGTTAGTCAGCATCCAGTGCTTGAAGAGTGCGGCCCCAGGTAGTGTGGGACCCGGAGAAAGAAGGCGGGAAAGCATTTCAAAGAAGGCACAGATTCGGCGCAGGCTTAGGACacaaaaagggggaaaagtccAGCTTTCAAGAACTTATCCAGATTTttgcaattaaatttttttcttttttcttttttgagacgggagttccgctcttgttgcccaggctggagtgcaatggcgcgatctcggatcactgcaacctccgcccccccgggttcaagcgattcttttgcctcagcctgccgagtagctgggattacaggcatgcgccaccacgccccgctaattttgtattttagtagagacagggtttctccatgttggtcag is a window encoding:
- the ATXN7L3 gene encoding ataxin-7-like protein 3 isoform X10, with amino-acid sequence MKMEEMSLSGLDNSKLEMFSPGAQAIAQEIYADLVEDSCLGFCFEVHRAVKCGYFFLDDTDPDSMKDFEIVDQPGLDIFGQVFNQWKSKECVCPNCSRSIAASRFAPHLEKCLGMGRNSSRIANRRIANSNNMNKSESDQEDNDDINDNDWSYGSEKKAKKRKSDKNPNSPRRSKSLKHKNGELSNSDPFKYNNSTGISYETLGPEELRSLLTTLIFLFQQCGVISEHTKKMCTRSLRCPQHTDEQRRTVRIYFLGPSAVLPEVESSLDNDSFDMTDSQALISRLQWDGSSDLSPSDSGSSKTSENQGWGLGTNSSESRKTKKKKSHLSLVGTASGLGSNKKKKPKPPAPPTPSIYDDIN
- the ATXN7L3 gene encoding ataxin-7-like protein 3 isoform X9, giving the protein MKMEEMSLSGLDNSKLEMFSPGAQAIAQEIYADLVEDSCLGFCFEVHRAVKCGYFFLDDTDPDSMKDFEIVDQPGLDIFGQVFNQWKSKECVCPNCSRSIAASRFAPHLEKCLGMGRNSSRIANRRIANSNNMNKSESDQEDNDDINDNDWSYGSEKKAKKRKSDKLWYLPFQNPNSPRRSKSLKHKNGELSNSDPFKYNNSTGISYETLGPEELRSLLTTQCGVISEHTKKMCTRSLRCPQHTDEQRRTVRIYFLGPSAVLPEVESSLDNDSFDMTDSQALISRLQWDGSSDLSPSDSGSSKTSENQGWGLGTNSSESRKTKKKKSHLSLVGTASGLGSNKKKKPKPPAPPTPSIYDDIN
- the ATXN7L3 gene encoding ataxin-7-like protein 3 isoform X7: MKMEEMSLSGLDNSKLEMFSPGAQAIAQEIYADLVEDSCLGFCFEVHRAVKCGYFFLDDTDPDSMKDFEIVDQPGLDIFGQVFNQWKSKECVCPNCSRSIAASRFAPHLEKCLGMGRNSSRIANRRIANSNNMNKSESDQEDNDDINDNDWSYGSEKKAKKRKSDKLWYLPFQNPNSPRRSKSLKHKNGELSNSDPFKYNNSTGISYETLGPEELRSLLTTLIFLFQQCGVISEHTKKMCTRSLRCPQHTDEQRRTVRIYFLGPSAVLPEVESSLDNDSFDMTDSQALISRLQWDGSSDLSPSDSGSSKTSENQGWGLGTNSSESRKTKKKKSHLSLVGTASGLGSNKKKKPKPPAPPTPSIYDDIN